A region from the Benincasa hispida cultivar B227 chromosome 10, ASM972705v1, whole genome shotgun sequence genome encodes:
- the LOC120089271 gene encoding uncharacterized protein LOC120089271, protein MENSLTAMAESNEQDGAQSFNESSPARRAGLFYKLVVPSILQDKKLKIPNKFAKKFGDDLSDLVTLVVPNGYRWVLELKRHGRSLWFEDGWHDFVKHHCIQVGQLLVFRFEGNSVFNFYMFNLTATPNGPCDPSNEQNDGEQCPVTLGKEAEYKKLVEIFGTSSPAPSPRPSVKNTFCEFPDQQKFNGSCNGTSIKNFMHWFDTENLHPLKDFDNPLKDLDKLRLQLLNSNRDIGIQFDGDELAKARENLDFQFSDEREEGARKKKLKVEPIDYYNDNEPIVEKKCGNIPHKISRMAFGVEEFKFGNPFCWIVMRQSYVRRGFHLHIPSKFAEKYLKGVSGEITLQVSSGKQWRVRCIREGPGTKLTRGWADFVVDNDLKEEDVCVFELIDIKDIVLKVTVFRVHDNPTKT, encoded by the exons ATGGAAAACTCTCTTACAGCCATGGCCGAGTCAAACGAACAAGATGGAGCTCAATCCTTCAATGAAAGCTCTCCAGCAAGGAGAGCTGGTCTCTTCTATAAGCTGGTGGTGCCGTCTATTCTTCAAGACAAGAAGCTG AAAATACCAAATAAGTTTGCTAAGAAGTTTGGAGATGATCTTTCTGATCTTGTTACTCTAGTTGTTCCCAATGGTTATCGATGGGTTCTGGAATTAAAAAGACATGGCCGTAGTTTGTGGTTTGAAGATGGTTGGCATGATTTTGTCAAACATCATTGCATTCAAGTTGGACAGCTCTTGGTCTTCAGATTTGAGGGAAATTCTGTTTTCAACTTTTACATGTTCAACCTAACTGCTACTCCAAATGGTCCATGCGATCCTTCAAATGAACAAAACGATGGTGAACAATGTCCAGTTACGCTCGGAAAAGAAGCTGAATACAAGAAATTAGTTGAAATATTTGGAACCAGTTCTCCAGCACCCTCTCCACGCCCTTCGGTCAAGAACACTTTTTGTGAGTTTCCAGACCAGCAGAAATTCAATGGAAGTTGCAATGGGACTAGCATTAAGAACTTTATGCATTGGTTTGACACAGAGAACCTGCATCCTCTAAAGGATTTTGATAATCCACTCAAGGATTTAGATAAGTTGCGTTTGCAACTACTAAATTCAAATCGAGATATTGGTATACAATTCGACGGGGACGAGCTCGCAAAAGCTAGAGAGAATCTTGACTTTCAATTTTCTGATGAAAGAGAGGAAGGAGCCAGGAAAAAGAAGTTGAAAGTTGAACCAA TTGACTACTACAATGACAATGAGCCAATAGTCgaaaaaaaatgtggaaacaTCCCACATAAAATTAGTAGGATGGCTTTTGGAGTTGAGGAGTTCAAGTTTGGTAATCCTTTTTGCTGGATTGTTATGAGACAATCCTATGTACGAAGAGGGTTCCATCTG CACATACCATCCAAATTTGCTGAAAAGTATCTAAAAGGAGTGTCGGGCGAGATCACACTTCAGGTCTCGAGTGGGAAGCAATGGCGTGTCCGATGCATTCGTGAAGGTCCTGGCACCAAGCTAACCAGGGGATGGGCTGACTTCGTCGTGGATAATGACTTGAAAGAAGAAGACGTTTGTGTCTTTGAACTGATTGACATAAAAGATATTGTGCTCAAAGTTACAGTATTCCGAGTCCATGACAATCCAACAAAAACTTGA